In the genome of Bradysia coprophila strain Holo2 unplaced genomic scaffold, BU_Bcop_v1 contig_232, whole genome shotgun sequence, one region contains:
- the LOC119077105 gene encoding probable RNA helicase armi, with protein sequence MVSRILNNFIGRRQEFKELSMPDQHTALTRKKGYVDKKLGDMIKVKTDDETVNFLLKDVQATFTPRKFDRIELYCDPDDNSDEITVRRIEVPDESKKQIHGKVTSVELGTIGFIDRKYLFYWDALDENAADINDNDEVTANCVQCEITIENTYEWRCLNVTRVYQPTVNVRTTVPNKETMNKNGIEITDNVAVEFNDLNETKDFRMEVKNTSNNDFQILQSRFIGRKSDSQLELISPNRLTSYMLKAGEKKDYEFTATSKRIGPYTEHFIISFDGKITGKFQISRYIKVTVHDTKRQHRTAGEGVNACTNFGYTNDVLTREESFCLSGRPPISGPNFVAIRFDEWRIPVILRDTALNSASSRSAIFDALSTVCSHLNNVLTTENYSQVFHDLLHLEECAMAHSIRIYDMKSYFTREGEYLALTVQNVAESRPSIVIGDYVRVSDPWAKEKDKKLDHRGAIHEVKQNQILLKFDDVFHEKYNNEDYQITFHFSRKSLQKQHHAIEKAMKRSPLSLFPDEIKEIKQQFDVELDSESGELLSANTSVPWFNPHLNIIQKQAVANILRGVARPMPYIIFGPPGTGKTMTVIETILQIVKNIPDSRILVATPSNSAANLITERIVASGVLSPDQFMRLVSHNNVTRGLIPPTILGHCGTIHIARDGTCGEYKVNESGLQINSCNTTRLMKYRILIGTCITLGTLMHLDIPDDYFTHVIIDESGQSMETESIIPMIFVHKYVGQIILAGDPQQLGPIVLSPFAKKLGLARSFLVRLLESELYKPDSTRSEHHYDPRLVTKLVYNYRSIPSILNVYSNLFYDDSLKAMINDVDSEDAKVLQSLTRILPNNKANGIVFIGVNGKNMKCIDSPSWYNKEEAETIKKFFETLIKLGQKPSDIGIITPYTQQVKAIRKELIRNDASDVKVGTVEEFQGQERRVILLSTVRTVEHHLAHDLRHSLGFIRHPNRMNVAISRARSLLVVFGSPKLLSVDDNWQKLIEHCKNVGSYVDE encoded by the exons ATGGTGTCACGAATCTTGAACAATTTCATAGGACGAAGACAGGAATTCAAAGAATTGTCAATGCCCGACCAACATACAGCTTTGACCAGAAAGAAAGGTTACGTAGACAAGAAACTAGGAGATATGATAAAGGTTAAAACCGACGACGAAactgtcaattttttgttgaaagatGTTCAAGCTACATTTACACCTCGAAAATTTGATCGAATTGAGTTGTACTGTGACCCCGATGACAATTCCGATGAAATTACCGTTCGACGAATCGAAGTCCCAGATGAATCGAAGAAGCAGATACATGGTAAAGTGACATCGGTAGAACTAGGAACAATTGGATTTATCGATCGCAAATATCTATTCTACTGGGACGCGTTAGATGAGAATGCCGCTGATATCAATGACAACGATGAAGTAACTGCAAATTGTGTTCAGTGTGAAATAACCATTGAAAATACGTATGAGTGGAGGTGCCTGAACGTTACCAGAGTTTATCAACCAACTGTCAATGTGCGCACTACTGTTCCAAACAAAGAAACCATGAACAAGAATGGAATCGAAATAACCGACAATGTGGCTGTCGAGTTTAATGACCTCAATGAAACGAAAGACTTCCGAATGGAAGTTAAAAATACATCTAACAACGATTTCCAGATACTACAAAGCCGATTCATTGGAAGAAAAAGTGATTCACAACTTGAACTAATTTCACCCAATCGTCTGACATCCTACATGCTGAAGGCGGGCGAAAAGAAGGATTATGAATTTACAGCAACGTCGAAACGGATTGGACCGTATACCGAACATTTTATAATCAGTTTTGATGGCAAAATCACGGGAAAATTCCAAATTAGTCGATACATCAAAGTTACAGTGCATGATACAAAACGCCAGCATCGAACAGCAGGAGAGGGAGTCAATGCTTGcacaaattttggttatacGAATGATGTTTTGACGAGAGAAGAGTCATTCTGTCTGTCTGGTCGGCCGCCTATTAGTGGACCGAATTTTGTGGCCATACGATTTGACGAATGGCGTATACCAGTTATTTTGCGCGACACCGCTCTGAATTCAGCTTCATCACGAAGTGCTATTTTCGATGCATTGTCCACCGTTTGTTCGCATCTGAATAATGTTTTGACTACGGAAAATTACAGTCAGGTCTTTCACGATTTACTGCATCTGGAAGAGTGTGCTATGGCGCATAGTATCCGCATCTATGATATGAAATCTTACTTCACGAG GGAAGGAGAATACTTAGCTTTAACTGTCCAAAATGTAGCTGAAAGCAGACCGTCAATTGTAATAG GTGATTATGTTCGCGTATCGGATCCGTGGGCAAAGGAAAAGGACAAAAAATTAGATCATCGCGGAGCGATCCACGAAGTCAAACAAAATCAGATTTTGCTAAAGTTTGATGACGTTTTTCACGAAAAGTACAACAATGAAGACTACCAAATCACATTCCACTTTTCGCGAAAGTCGCTACAAAAACAACATCACGCCATAGAGAAGGCAATGAAGAGATCGCCACTGAGCTTATTTCCCgatgaaattaaagaaatcaaACAACAATTTGACGTTGAATTGGACTCAGAGAGTGGCGAACTACTATCGGCGAATACCAGCGTACCATGGTTCAATCCACATCTGAATATTATTCAGAAACAAGCCGTCGCCAATATTTTACGGGGAGTTGCTCGACCCATGCCATACATTATTTTTGGACCGCCCGG AACCGGTAAAACGATGACAGTCATCGAAACGATTCTGCAAATTGTGAAAAACATACCAGACAGTCGGATATTAGTCGCTACTCCATCAAACAGTGCGGCCAATTTGATAACGGAACGCATCGTCGCAAGTGGTGTGCTGAGTCCGGATCAATTCATGAGACTTGTGAGTCATAACAACGTGACCAGAGGTTTAATTCCACCAACTATCCTCGGTCATTGTGGAACTATCCATATAGCAAGAGATGGAACATGTGGCGAGTATAAAGTGAACGAATCCGGACTACAAATTAATAGTTGTAATACCACACGCTTAATGAAATATCGCATCTTGATTGGAACGTGTATCACTTTGGGAACGTTAATGCATTTAGATATTCCTGATGATTATTTCACTCATGTGATCATAGATGAGAGTGGTCAAAGCATGGAAACTGAATCGATAATTCCTATGATCTTCGTGCACAAATATGTTGGACAGATTATACTCGCTGGCGATCCACAGCAGCTAGGTCCGATCGTTTTGAGTCCATTTGCCAAGAAACTGGGTCTAGCTCGATCGTTTTTGGTTCGGTTATTGGAAAGCGAACTTTACAAGCCAGATTCAACG AGATCCGAGCATCACTACGACCCTCGCCTTGTAACTAAATTAGTCTACAACTATCGATCTATTCCGAGCATTTTGAACGTCTACAGCAACCTGTTTTATGATGATAGTTTGAAAGCTATGATAAATGACGTAGACAGTGAAGATGCGAAAGTTTTGCAAAGCTTGACTAGAATCTTGCCCAATAATAAAGCCAATGGTATCGTATTCATAGGAGTAAAtggtaaaaatatgaaatgcaTCGATTCACCATCGTGGTACAACAAGGAAGAGGCTGAAACT attaagaaatttttcgaaacacTGATTAAGCTGGGCCAAAAACCGAGCGACATTGGCATCATTACTCCGTACACACAACAAGTGAAGGCTATTCGGAAGGAGCTCATTCGAAACGATGCATCGGACGTGAAAGTCGGTACAGTAGAAGAGTTCCAGGGACAGGAACGTAGAGTTATACTCTTATCGACCGTTCGAACGGTGGAACACCATTTAGCGCACGATCTACGTCATTCGCTGGGATTCATTCGTCATCCGAATCGGATGAATGTTGCTATATCGCGGGCTAGATCGCTGTTGGTCGTTTTTGGCAGTCCAAAGTTGCTTTCTGTCGACGACAATTggcaaaaattgatcgaacaCTGCAAAAATGTTGGATCTTACGTTGATGAGTAA